In the genome of Pseudomonas sp. B33.4, the window TGTCGTGCAATGCGCTCTTACGTTTTGTTTAAGCAGCCCTGGCTGTTCTGAACCAGCCTGAGCAGGGATGTATTGGTAGATTTTTGGAGTTTTTATGCTCGAACAGGCTCAACGCGTCCTCAAGGACATCTTCGGCTACGACAGTTTTCGTGGCCGTCAGGGTGCAATCATTGAGCGCGTGGCCAGCGGCGGTGATGCGCTGGTATTGATGCCTACCGGTGGCGGTAAGTCGTTGTGCTTCCAAGTGCCGGCGCTGCTGCGCGATGGCCTTGCGGTCGTGGTGTCCCCGCTGATCGCGCTGATGGACGATCAGGTTGCCACCCTTGAAGAACTGGGTGTGGCCGCCGCCGCATTGAATTCCACTTTGAGCGCCGAGCAGCAGCGTGATCTGGCGGCGCAAATCAAGCGCGGTGAAGTAAAGATGTTGTATCTGGCGCCCGAGCGTCTGGTGCAGCCGCGCATGCTGTCGTTCCTGCAAGGCTTGAACATTGCCTTGTTCGCCATTGATGAAGCGCACTGCGTATCGCAATGGGGTCACGATTTCCGTCCGGAATACCTGCAATTGGGCCAGTTGGCCGAGCTGTTCCCCGACGTACCGCGCATTGCCCTGACGGCCACCGCCGACAAGCGTACCCGCGAAGAAATCGTCACACGCTTGCATCTGCAGAACGCCGAGCGCTTCCTGTCGAGTTTTGATCGACCGAACATTTTCTATCGCATCGTGCCCAAAGAGCAGCCGCGCAAGCAGTTGCTGGCGTTTCTGGCCGAACGCCGTAGCGACGCGGGCATTGTCTACTGCCTGTCACGCAAGAAAGTCGAAGAAGTCGCAACGTTTTTGAGCGAGCAGGGTTTCCCGGCACTGCCGTATCACGCCGGTCTGCCCAACGATCTGCGTGCCTTCAACCAGAAGCGCTTCCTCAATGAGGAAGGTCTGATCATGGTCGCCACGGTGGCGTTCGGCATGGGCATCGACAAGCCCAACGTACGTTTTGTCGCGCACCTCGACCTGCCGAAATCCCTCGAAGCGTATTACCAGGAAACCGGTCGCGGCGGTCGTGACGGCCTGCCGGCGGATGCGTGGATGGCCTACGGTCTGCAAGACGTGGTGATGCTCAAGCAGATGCTGCAGAACTCCGAAGGCGACGAGCGGCACAAGCGTCTGGAGCAACACAAGCTCGACGCCATGCTTTCGCTGTGTGAAGAGACCCGTTGCCGTCGCCAGACTCTGCTGGCGTACTTCGATGAAGACATGCCCGAACCCTGCGGCCATTGCGACAACTGCGTCGATGGCGTGCAGACCTGGGACGCCACCGAGCCTGCACGACAGGCGTTGTCGGCGATTTTCCGCACAGGTCAGCGTTATGGCGTTGGTCATCTGGTTGATGTGCTGCTGGGCAAGGACAACGAAAAAGTCCGCAGCTTCGGTCATCAGCATCTGTCGGTGTATGGCGTCGGCAAGGCGTTGAGCGAAAGCGAGTGGCGCTCGCTGTTCCGCCAATTGGTCGCGCGCGGTCTGGCGGATGTCGACCACGAAGGTTATGGCGGTCTGCGTCTGAATGACAGTTGCCGACCGCTGCTCAAGGGCGAAGTGAGCCTGGAGCTGCGCCGCGACCTCAAACCGCAGGTCGCCGCCAAGAGCAACAGCAAGAGCCCGGCCAGTCAGCTGGTGCGCGGCGAAGAGCGCGAACAGTGGGAAGCCTTGCGCGCGCTGCGACGCAAACTGGCCGAAGAACATGGTGTGCCGCCGTACGTCATCTTCCCCGACTCGACGCTGCTGGAAATGCTCCGCAGCCAACCGACTTCGCTGGCGGAAATGGCCCGGGTCAGCGGCGTCGGTGCGCGCAAGCTGGAGCGCTACGGCGATGCCTTCCTCGAAGTGCTTGGCGGCGAAGTCGAGGCACCGAAAGCGGTGGCCGACGTGCGCCACGAACTGATCACCCTGGCTCGCGCGGGCATGACCCCGCTACAGATCGCCGGTCAGTTGCAGTGTTCGGAAAAGAATGTGTACACCATGCTTGCCGAGGCGATTGGCAAGCAGCAGTTGTCACTTGAGCAGGCGCTGGATTTGCCGGAAGAGTTGATGGGCGAAGTGCAGGACGCGTTCCTCGATGGCGAAGGCGAGTTGCCGTCGGTCGCCGAAGTGGCCGAGTTGTTTGCCGGGCGTGTACCGGAAGGCGTGCTGTATTGCGTGCGGGCTGCGTTGCAGTCGGAATTCGAAATGTAATTCGCCTGAGCACCCTCACCCCAGCCCTCTCCCAGAGGGAGAGGGAGAGGTGGCCGACCGAGGTGTCTCGCGCTATACATCGACCTGAAAACCCGAGTCGATTATGGATTCAGCGCCGATCTGCCACGTCGGCGTAATTCCCAAATATCCCCCAATCAGTCCCCTCTCCCTCTGGGAGAGGGCTAGGGTGAGGGCCTTCCAATTCTGGATTCAGCAAAGCACTCCCAAGTCGCTGAATATCTAAAGCATCCCCCATTCAGTCCTCCCTTTGGGAGAGGGTCGGGTGAGGGGGCCTCAAGATGTAACGATTCAGTACAGACCGCCACTTGCCTATAACTGCAGCTCATGCTTAGCTGGCTAATAATTAGAAATTCTTTATTTTCAGTCTAACCGTGAGTGTTTTATGCCGTTAACCGATCAACACCGCTTTGGCATGCAACTGGCCCAGATGTCCCGTGGCTGGCGTGCCGAACTGGATCGACGCCTCGCCGGGTTGGGGCTTTCTCAGGCGCGCTGGCTGGTGCTGCTGCATCTGGCGCGTTTTGAAGAAGCACCGACCCAACGAGAGCTGGCGCAGAGCGTCGGCGTCGAAGGTCCGACCCTTGCGCGCTTGCTCGATAGTCTGGAAAGCCAGGGCCTGGTGCAACGCCAGTCCGTGATGGAAGACCGCCGGGCGAAAAAGATCGTCCTCTGCGCGCCAGCCCTGCCGTTGATCGAACAAATCGAAACCATTGCCACGCAACTGCGCCACGAATTGTTCGAAGGTGTCGACGAAGCGGATTTAAAGGTGTGCATGCGGGTTCACGGGCACATTCTGGGCAACCTGGAAAAATCTTGAGGCACATCCACCTGCCAGATCTTTGAGAGATCGCGCTGAGCCGACTATAAGAACTACTGGGCAATATCGTGTTCGTACCGGATGTGCGAACGCATAGAAGTCGGTTTTGCTTATTTAAGGGATGCTCATGCTCGCAAGTCGGCACGTGGTACTGCGCAGTGGCGCCAAATGGTTGCTGGTCGCTGGCATTTTCAGCTATTCGGCCGGGTCGATGGCCTTGGGGCTGGGCGATATCACTGTTCATTCAGGTCTCAACCAGCCGCTCAAGGCCGACATCGCACTGGTCGATGTCGGTGGCCTGACGCAAAACGATCTTTCGGTGAGCCTGGCCACGGCAGACGAGTTTGCTCAGGCCGGGGTCGAACGAGTGTTTTTCCTCAACGACCTCAAGTTCGTCCCGATCCTGCACGGCAATCGCCAGATGATCCGGGTGACGTCGAGCAAACCGGTCAACGAACCCTTTGTGAATTTTCTTGTGCAGCTCAATCAGCCCAATGGCCGGTTGCTGCGTGAGTACACGGTATTGATCGATCCCCCGGGTTCACCGGGTATCGTACCGGCCACTGATGAGCCGGATCCGCGTGCGCAATCCTCTGCGTTTCCCACCGTTGAACCTGCCGTGGCTGCACCGCAGGCGCCTCAAGCCAAGCGCGATACCGCGCCAACCCCCACGCCAGTGACTCCGCCCGCCAACGATGCACTGGCCGAGCAGTTGGCGGCCAGTGTGTTGCTGAATCAGCAATTGCAGAAGAGCGTCGACGAACTGAGCGCAAAACTGCAGACACAGGATGTACAGATTGCCGATGGCAAAAAGCAGATCACTGACCTGCAAACACGGCTGGTCGAACTTCAGCAAGCACCGCCGCCGGCCGTGGGGACACCGGTAACAGCTCCGGCACCGGTGGTGACGCCGGTCGAATCCACGGATGAAGGCTTGAACTGGCCGTTGCTCGGTGGCTTGTTGCTGTTGCTGGGGGCATTGGCCGGGTTGTTCACACACCGTCGACGGCAACAACAACTGCAGCCAGAGGCACCGCTATTGGTGCAGAGCCATGAACCGGACATAGCCGAGGCCGAGTCTGTAGAACCGGTCAGTGTTCACGCCTCAGCCGATCACCGCGAAGAACCGGCGGCTGGCGATGTGCTGGAGGCGGTCGGCATCTATCTGGCGTACGGCCGACTGGGCGAAGCCGCCGGATTACTGCGCGATGCCTTGCACAAGGAGCCGGAGCGCACTGATATCGGTTTGCAGTTGCTTGAAGTACTGGGGCGTCAGGGTGATAGCACCGCGTATGAACAACAGGAAAGTCATTTGCGTGAGCAGGGCGTGGATACCCAGACTTTGCAGGATGTTCGCTCCCGACACCCGAAATTGCGAGGCACTGCAGCGTTGGCCGCTGTGCCGCCGATTGTGGCAGCAGCTCCTGTTGTCGCAGCTCAATCGGCGCCTGAAGCCGATTTCGAGCTGAATCTGGGCGAGCTGTCGATGGATTCCAGCTGGGATCTTGAAGACAGTCGCTCGGCCACGCCTGAACTGCTGGCTCACACCTCGGCGCTCGGCTCCGATCTGCAAGTGCTGCCTCAGGACTTTGAATTGCCGCAAGCGTCCAGCGAAGATCCTGAGCTTGAGTGGATCCCTGAACCGGACGCCGAACCGCTGGATGACGATTTTCTCAATGAGTTTGCCGATGCCGAGCCGTCACTGGCGTTGCAACCGCTGGATTTGCAGGGACCGGAGCCGGTACACGACGAAAACTCCGGAAAGCTCGAACAGGCGCAAACGTGCATTGACGACGGTGACATCGACAGTGCGATTGCGTTGCTCAATGAGTTGCTCAAAGAGGGCGACGAACCTTTGAAGCAAACGGCGCGGACGTTGCTGGCGGGGATTCGCTGAAGCCCCGATCGATTTGCGGTGGATCCTATATCGCTTTCGCGAGCAGGCTCGCTCCCACAATTGGAACGCGTTCCCCTGTAGGCCTTCGCCTGCTCGCGATAGCGATTTGTCAGGCGACCTGATCAGAAGGTCTGCCCCAGATTCAGATAAACCGCCTGCTCATTCGCATCATTCAACCCATAACTGAAATTCAACGGCCCCAGCGGTGTGTCAAAACCAATGAACACGCTCGCGGCGTTGATATAGCCACTGTCGAACTCATTGTCGTTGTTCCACGCCCGACCACGCTCCAGCGAGGCACCGGCGTACAACGGGAAGTCCAGCGGCAGGTACGAGCGCGGCGTCAGGCGGCGGTAGTACACCGCGCGCATCAGGCTGATGTTCTGCCCGGAAATCGCGTCTTCACGAAAGCCCGACAACTGCCGCGCACCGCCGAGCAGGAAGCTTGAGGTCACCACGTTGGCATCATCCAGCGTGCGCCCGTATCGTCCGCCGAGAATCAACGTATCCGGTCCGCGGCTCATGGCTTTGTCGATTTTCAGATCCCACTGTCGGTAACGCGTGTCCGAACCGAGACCCGGTTCGAACTGCATCAGTGTCAGGCTGACGTCCTTGCCTTCGTGAGGGAAGTACACGTTATCCAGCGAGTCGTACGAATACTTCAGCGCGTAGAAACCTTCGTTGAAGTTCTCACTCGGCAAATCCTGATCGCCAATTCGCACATCGGCCTTGCCCCAGGCCTCGCCGACACCGAAACGCACTTCGCCGTTGTTGCCGATCTGTCGACCGAAGTTGAGGCCGAACCCGTAGCGCTCGACGCGATACTGCGCGATCGGATCGTTGTCCAGTACCGAGTCGACGTTCTGCGCTTCAAACGATGCGTACGGCGCGACGAAGTAGCGTGAACCAACGTCGAGCGGTTGATAGAACTCGCTGTACAGCTCTTGTTTATCGCCAATCTGCGCACGGGTCAGCCATTCCGCGCCGAGGCGGTTGATGCCGTTGATGCGGTAACTGGCGCCAAGGTTGAAGGCGCTGTCGCCGCGCATGTCGTCCGACAGATTGAGGCCGACCCGCAAGTAATCGGTGCCGCTGCGTTTGCCCCGGGCGCTGATCACCAGCGTGTGATCCTGGCCCTTGTGCACCACGCGGTATTGCACCTGCTCGAAGTAGTCGAGGCCGTACAAGGTGCCCATGTCCGAATGCAAGCGCGCCAGATCCAGCGGCTCGCCGATGTGCTGGCGGATGTAGTAGCGAATCACATCGTCGTCGACTTTCGAGTCGTTCTCGACGCGGATCGCGGTAATGATCGGCGTGCGCTGACCCGGCGAACGCGCGGCGTTGAGTTCGGCGTCCTGGGATTCTTTGGGTTTGAGGGCGGCGAGGCGCGCATCGAGGATTCGGGTGGCGCGGTAACCGGCGTCGATCATCTCCTGTGCCTTGCCGAAATCGGTGACGCCGAACGCCGCCAGCGCTGGCTGGATCAGCACATCGGAAGGCTTCAGGGCCGCCAGTTGTTCTTCGGAATTACTGCGGGTCATCAGGGTGATCGACTGGTTCAGCACATCGACCACGGTGGTCAATTGCTTGCGGTTGCGCAGAGGCGTGCCGATGTCGACGACGATGGCCACGTCAACGCCCATTTCCCGCGCCACATCAAGGGGGATGTTGTCGGTCATGCCACCGTCCACCAACAGCCGACCATCGAGTTCGACCGGGGCGAATACCGCCGGGATCGACATGCTCGCGCGGATCACCTGGGGCAAGTGGCCTTTGCGGAACACCACTTTTTCGCCGTTGGCGATGTCGGTGGCGACGGCGCGGAACGGGATCGGCAGTTTGTCGAAATCCCGGGTGTCGCTGGTGTGGGCCAACAGGCTTTCCAGCAGCAGCGCGAGGTTCTGGCCCTGAATCACGCCCAGTGGCAGGCCGAGACTGCCGTCGTCGCGGAAGCTGAGTTTCTGTTTCACCAGAAAGTCGCGGTCATCCTGTTTGCGCCGGAACGGCACGTCTTCGCGCGGTGGCGCGTCGGACAACGCCGCTTGCCAGTCGATGTTCAGTGCGAGTTTTTCCAGCTCATCGATCTTGTAACCCGAGGCGTACAGACCGCCGACCACCGCGCCCATGCTGGTGCCGGCGATCGCATCGATCTTGATGCCTTGTTCTTCCAGGGCCTTGAGCACACCGATGTGCGCCAGTCCGCGCGCGGCACCGCCAGACAGCACGAGGCCGACTTTCGGTCGCGTCGCGTCACTGGTATCGACGCTGGCGTGAGCGATTAAAGGGAGAAAACCAAGCAGCAGGCAGAACAGCAGACGGCGCATTGTGAGTCTCGGGGCAAGCGATAAAGCCGGCTATTATAGCGGCGCCCTCTGTCTCAGGAGTTTCAGCAAACATGACTGTCGCAAAAGCAGAAGTTGTCATCACCTATTGCACCCAATGCCAGTGGCTGCTGCGCGCCGCGTGGCTGGCGCAGGAACTGCTCAGCACCTTTGGCGATGACCTTGGCAAAGTGTCTCTGGTGCCGGGCACCGGCGGGGTATTTCACATCACCTGCGATGGTGTGCAGATCTGGGAACGCAAGGCTGACGGCGGCTTTCCGGAGGCCAAGGTGCTGAAGCAGCGAGTTCGCGATCAGATCGATCCTGACCGCGACCTCGGTCACAACGACCGCACTCAGTGAGATGCGGCCTCGGCGGCTACGGTTTTCTTGTCCGCATGGCCGGACATCCGCGCTGACACGACGATGGCGACAATGATCAACGCGCCGCCGATCAGCATCTTCGGCGTCGGGTCTTCATTGAACAGCAGCCAGGCCACGGTAATGCCGTAAACCGGTTCCATCGCAAATACCACTGCCGCCGTGCGCGCCTTGATCACCGCCAGACTGGCGACGAACAGGCTATGAGCGACGCCGGTGCAGAACACCCCGAGCAAGCCGATCCACAACCAGTCCAGTGCGCGCACCTCGCTCAGTTGCGGCGCGGCAACCGGCAGCAGACACAGCGCCACCACCACGTTTTGACACAACGCCGCCTGCACCGCCGGAATCCGCCCGGAGCTGGCGCGATTGGTCAGCGACAGCAAGGAAAACAGCAGCCCGGACAATACCGACCAGAGTAAGCCGATGGTCGCGCCGCTGCCCAGATCGAATGCCGGGGTCACCAGAATCAGACCGACGCTCACCAGAACCACCAGCACGATTTCATTGGCGCGGATGCGTTCGCGGAAAATCAGCCCTTCAAGAATCACCGTAAAGGCCGGGAAACTGGCAAAGCCCAACGTCGCGATGGCGACGCCGGCGATCTTCACCGAAACAAAGAAACTCACCCAGTGCCCGGCCAGCAATACGCCGCTGAGGGCCAGACGCCGCCAGTCCACGGCCTGCAGTTTCTGCCAGCCGCTCTGGCTGGCGAAGCGGGCGAAGAACGCCAGGGCGACAACGGCGAAAGCTGCGCGACCGAAGACGATAACAGCGGGGGAGGCGGCAGCGAGTTTGCCGAACACACCGGTCAGGCCAAACATCAAAGCACCAATGTGCAGGGCGCCGAGGGCGGTACGCGGAGTCATTGCAATCCTTAATCAAAACGCCATTCACCTACATATTGACTGGGTGAGGGCCGAGCGTCTGTCGGCAGGCTATCGTCTTTTGTCGCAGGAATCGCGTCGAAGCTGGCCGGGCGACGAACCGAACTCGCGCAGGACGGCAGCCGAGAAGGCACTCTGCGAGCTGTAGCCGACGCGACTGGCCACTTCGCCGATCGGCAGACCTGTGTCGCGCAGCAGTTGCACCGCCAGATGCAGCCGCCGGCTACGGATGTAATCCATTGGCGTCTGCCCGCATTCGGCCATGAACCGTGCATGCAAACGTGCGCTCGAGAGCCCGGCGACCCTCGCCAGATCGGCAACCTGCAAAGGGTAAGCGGCGTTCTGCTCGATGTGTGCATCCAGCGCTGCATACGGCAAACGGCGGGCGGCGAGTTCGGCCGGTTGCGCATGATTGAGGCTGGCCAGCAGCAACACCGCGCCTTGCTGCGCGATCAACGGATCGCTCACCGGACTGTTCGCCAGCCAGCTGACCAACTGGCTTTGTCCTGAATCCAGCGACAAGCGCGCGGGCTGATCGAGCAAGCGGCGACTGGCCTCGGCATGCTCGCCCAGCGAGTCCTTCACCCATTGCTCATCCGGGATATCCAGCACCAGACAGCGGCTGCCGTCGGGACTGCCGCAAGTGTGATGCGCACCGGAAGGAATCACCACAAAACTCTGCTGACGCACCTGACTGCCACACCCATCGACCTCGAAGTCCAGCGCACCGGACAGCCCGAACACCAATTGTGCGTGGTCGTGGCTGTGGACGATCAAATCGCGGGTGTACTGGCGCAGGGTGAGGATCGGTCGCATGGCAGGGTCGTCTCCGAAGTGATCGCCAGTCTACACCGCCGCGCGCAGCCTGCGTTGTCACAGGACTGACTCGCGCTTGTCATGGTCGATTAACCGGGCAGGCGCAGAGTGGCGAAAACATCGCAGAGGGTTGCCCATGACCAGCGCCGAGCTCGCCAGACCCAGCCGTAAACAACGCGTGCGCACCTTGTGGATCTCCGACGTGCATCTGGGCACGCGCGATTGCCAGGCCGAGCACTTGTCGAAATTTCTCAAGGGCTATCACGCCGACAAGATTTACCTGGTCGGCGACATCATTGATGGCTG includes:
- the recQ gene encoding DNA helicase RecQ — translated: MLEQAQRVLKDIFGYDSFRGRQGAIIERVASGGDALVLMPTGGGKSLCFQVPALLRDGLAVVVSPLIALMDDQVATLEELGVAAAALNSTLSAEQQRDLAAQIKRGEVKMLYLAPERLVQPRMLSFLQGLNIALFAIDEAHCVSQWGHDFRPEYLQLGQLAELFPDVPRIALTATADKRTREEIVTRLHLQNAERFLSSFDRPNIFYRIVPKEQPRKQLLAFLAERRSDAGIVYCLSRKKVEEVATFLSEQGFPALPYHAGLPNDLRAFNQKRFLNEEGLIMVATVAFGMGIDKPNVRFVAHLDLPKSLEAYYQETGRGGRDGLPADAWMAYGLQDVVMLKQMLQNSEGDERHKRLEQHKLDAMLSLCEETRCRRQTLLAYFDEDMPEPCGHCDNCVDGVQTWDATEPARQALSAIFRTGQRYGVGHLVDVLLGKDNEKVRSFGHQHLSVYGVGKALSESEWRSLFRQLVARGLADVDHEGYGGLRLNDSCRPLLKGEVSLELRRDLKPQVAAKSNSKSPASQLVRGEEREQWEALRALRRKLAEEHGVPPYVIFPDSTLLEMLRSQPTSLAEMARVSGVGARKLERYGDAFLEVLGGEVEAPKAVADVRHELITLARAGMTPLQIAGQLQCSEKNVYTMLAEAIGKQQLSLEQALDLPEELMGEVQDAFLDGEGELPSVAEVAELFAGRVPEGVLYCVRAALQSEFEM
- a CDS encoding MarR family transcriptional regulator encodes the protein MPLTDQHRFGMQLAQMSRGWRAELDRRLAGLGLSQARWLVLLHLARFEEAPTQRELAQSVGVEGPTLARLLDSLESQGLVQRQSVMEDRRAKKIVLCAPALPLIEQIETIATQLRHELFEGVDEADLKVCMRVHGHILGNLEKS
- a CDS encoding FimV/HubP family polar landmark protein, giving the protein MLASRHVVLRSGAKWLLVAGIFSYSAGSMALGLGDITVHSGLNQPLKADIALVDVGGLTQNDLSVSLATADEFAQAGVERVFFLNDLKFVPILHGNRQMIRVTSSKPVNEPFVNFLVQLNQPNGRLLREYTVLIDPPGSPGIVPATDEPDPRAQSSAFPTVEPAVAAPQAPQAKRDTAPTPTPVTPPANDALAEQLAASVLLNQQLQKSVDELSAKLQTQDVQIADGKKQITDLQTRLVELQQAPPPAVGTPVTAPAPVVTPVESTDEGLNWPLLGGLLLLLGALAGLFTHRRRQQQLQPEAPLLVQSHEPDIAEAESVEPVSVHASADHREEPAAGDVLEAVGIYLAYGRLGEAAGLLRDALHKEPERTDIGLQLLEVLGRQGDSTAYEQQESHLREQGVDTQTLQDVRSRHPKLRGTAALAAVPPIVAAAPVVAAQSAPEADFELNLGELSMDSSWDLEDSRSATPELLAHTSALGSDLQVLPQDFELPQASSEDPELEWIPEPDAEPLDDDFLNEFADAEPSLALQPLDLQGPEPVHDENSGKLEQAQTCIDDGDIDSAIALLNELLKEGDEPLKQTARTLLAGIR
- a CDS encoding patatin-like phospholipase family protein, translated to MRRLLFCLLLGFLPLIAHASVDTSDATRPKVGLVLSGGAARGLAHIGVLKALEEQGIKIDAIAGTSMGAVVGGLYASGYKIDELEKLALNIDWQAALSDAPPREDVPFRRKQDDRDFLVKQKLSFRDDGSLGLPLGVIQGQNLALLLESLLAHTSDTRDFDKLPIPFRAVATDIANGEKVVFRKGHLPQVIRASMSIPAVFAPVELDGRLLVDGGMTDNIPLDVAREMGVDVAIVVDIGTPLRNRKQLTTVVDVLNQSITLMTRSNSEEQLAALKPSDVLIQPALAAFGVTDFGKAQEMIDAGYRATRILDARLAALKPKESQDAELNAARSPGQRTPIITAIRVENDSKVDDDVIRYYIRQHIGEPLDLARLHSDMGTLYGLDYFEQVQYRVVHKGQDHTLVISARGKRSGTDYLRVGLNLSDDMRGDSAFNLGASYRINGINRLGAEWLTRAQIGDKQELYSEFYQPLDVGSRYFVAPYASFEAQNVDSVLDNDPIAQYRVERYGFGLNFGRQIGNNGEVRFGVGEAWGKADVRIGDQDLPSENFNEGFYALKYSYDSLDNVYFPHEGKDVSLTLMQFEPGLGSDTRYRQWDLKIDKAMSRGPDTLILGGRYGRTLDDANVVTSSFLLGGARQLSGFREDAISGQNISLMRAVYYRRLTPRSYLPLDFPLYAGASLERGRAWNNDNEFDSGYINAASVFIGFDTPLGPLNFSYGLNDANEQAVYLNLGQTF
- a CDS encoding SelT/SelW/SelH family protein, yielding MTVAKAEVVITYCTQCQWLLRAAWLAQELLSTFGDDLGKVSLVPGTGGVFHITCDGVQIWERKADGGFPEAKVLKQRVRDQIDPDRDLGHNDRTQ
- a CDS encoding DMT family transporter, encoding MTPRTALGALHIGALMFGLTGVFGKLAAASPAVIVFGRAAFAVVALAFFARFASQSGWQKLQAVDWRRLALSGVLLAGHWVSFFVSVKIAGVAIATLGFASFPAFTVILEGLIFRERIRANEIVLVVLVSVGLILVTPAFDLGSGATIGLLWSVLSGLLFSLLSLTNRASSGRIPAVQAALCQNVVVALCLLPVAAPQLSEVRALDWLWIGLLGVFCTGVAHSLFVASLAVIKARTAAVVFAMEPVYGITVAWLLFNEDPTPKMLIGGALIIVAIVVSARMSGHADKKTVAAEAASH
- a CDS encoding AraC family transcriptional regulator, translated to MRPILTLRQYTRDLIVHSHDHAQLVFGLSGALDFEVDGCGSQVRQQSFVVIPSGAHHTCGSPDGSRCLVLDIPDEQWVKDSLGEHAEASRRLLDQPARLSLDSGQSQLVSWLANSPVSDPLIAQQGAVLLLASLNHAQPAELAARRLPYAALDAHIEQNAAYPLQVADLARVAGLSSARLHARFMAECGQTPMDYIRSRRLHLAVQLLRDTGLPIGEVASRVGYSSQSAFSAAVLREFGSSPGQLRRDSCDKRR